CGACAGCACCAGGTAATGGCGGGCGTCGTAGCGGTACACCTTGTCGCCCAGGTAGCCGCGCTTGCTGCCCTGGCAGACGATGACGATGCAGGGTTCGTACAGCACCGGGGTGCGTCCCAGCGGATGGTCGGCGCGCATGAAGCGCACGCCGTCGAGTTGGGAGCGGGTGTAGCCCTGGTGCGGCGCGAGCTGGTCGAGCAGGGCGGACATCGTGTCTCGGGCGGGCAGCGGCGCCGTCATGGTGGAATGCCTCGGGTAAGAGTCTTGGGCATCATTTTGCACCGAATCCGCGATAAATAAAGGGTGGGGAATAGGAATGGGCAATCATCCCATAGCCCTGTGCCTATCCTGCCGGGGCCGCCGCGCCTAGCATTTGATCCTGTAATCCAACCCCTCAGGAGAGCAGGAAATGCAAACGATCCAAACCAACAAGACCTGGTTCATCACCGGCGCGGCGCGCGGCATCGGGCTGTCGCTGGCCCGCCAGTTGCTGGCCCGTGGCGACTACGTGGCCGCCACCTCGCGCACGCTGGCCAGCCTGCACCAGGCGCTGGGCGAAGACCATCCGCGCCTCTTGGCGCTGGAAGTGGACCTGGTGTCCGAGGCCAGCGTCCAGGCCGCCATCGGCAAGACCCTCGCCGCCTTCGGCCGCATCGACTACGTGGTCAACAATGCCGGCTACGGCCAGCAGGGCCCGATGGAGGCGCTGGACGACGACGAGGTGCGCCGCAACTTCGATGTCAACGTGTTCGCGCCGCTGCATGTGCTGCGCCATGCGCTGCCGCATCTGCGCAGGCAGGGCAGCGGCCATGTCTTCAACGTCGCCTCGATCGCCGGCTTCACCGGCGGCTACGCGGGCTGGGGCTGCTACGTGGCGACCAAGTTCGCGCTGGCCGGGCTGACCGAGACCCTGGCGGCGGAGACCGCCGAATTCGGCATCAAGGCCACCGCGGTGTACCCGGGACCGGTGCGCACGGATTTCCTGAACGACAACAGCCTGGTCATCGCGCGCCGCAAGATCGCCGACTACACCGCGGCCCAGGCCTCGCTGGACCTGCACCGCGAAGGCATGAACGGCCGGCAGGACGGCGATCCCGAGAAGCTGGCCCTGCTGATCCAGGAGGTCGCGGCCCTGGACGCGCCGCCGCTGCATCTGTTCGTGGGCAAGATCGCCAATGACCTGGCCGAGCAGAAGCTGGAGACGGTGCGGGGGGATTTCGATGCGTGGCGTCAGCGGGCGGGGGTGGGAACGGACTTTGCCTGAACGGCGACGCGCCTGCCAACGTCAGCGCGCCGGCCGGTGTTGCAGGCGGAACATTGACTGCATGCCGGCCAGGAATTCGGCGTCGCTACTGTGCCAGCGCGCGTTCGCCAGATGCTCGCTGTCGGGACCG
The window above is part of the Achromobacter deleyi genome. Proteins encoded here:
- a CDS encoding SDR family oxidoreductase, which produces MQTIQTNKTWFITGAARGIGLSLARQLLARGDYVAATSRTLASLHQALGEDHPRLLALEVDLVSEASVQAAIGKTLAAFGRIDYVVNNAGYGQQGPMEALDDDEVRRNFDVNVFAPLHVLRHALPHLRRQGSGHVFNVASIAGFTGGYAGWGCYVATKFALAGLTETLAAETAEFGIKATAVYPGPVRTDFLNDNSLVIARRKIADYTAAQASLDLHREGMNGRQDGDPEKLALLIQEVAALDAPPLHLFVGKIANDLAEQKLETVRGDFDAWRQRAGVGTDFA